A single window of Longimicrobium sp. DNA harbors:
- a CDS encoding nucleotide pyrophosphohydrolase, translated as MDLRDVQRQVDAYISQFKEGYFPPLVNLARLTEEVGELARELNHRYGPKTKKPDEPEQDVALELADIIFVCVVLANQMEVDLQDAVERTLTKYRVRDADRWERKEPQGTGDREQGTATA; from the coding sequence ATGGACCTTCGCGACGTGCAGAGGCAGGTGGACGCGTACATCTCGCAGTTCAAGGAGGGGTACTTTCCGCCGCTGGTGAACCTGGCGCGGCTGACGGAGGAGGTGGGAGAGCTGGCGAGGGAGCTGAACCACCGTTACGGGCCCAAGACCAAGAAGCCCGACGAGCCGGAGCAGGACGTGGCGCTGGAGCTGGCCGACATCATCTTCGTCTGCGTGGTGCTGGCCAACCAGATGGAGGTGGACCTGCAGGACGCGGTGGAGCGCACGCTCACCAAGTACCGGGTGCGCGACGCCGACCGCTGGGAACGGAAGGAACCGCAGGGAACAGGGGACAGGGAACAGGGGACAGCCACCGCCTGA
- a CDS encoding sigma-54 dependent transcriptional regulator, which translates to MNPTVYIVADGADQVALITAQLERSRQFVTKGFTGADRALEEVRAEPPDAVVADLATGGAGFTQRLRVLNRTLPLIIVAARGSEADAEAALEAGATDFVTKPVEGKALETRIRRALELLPAQELLSSVAQVRFDRHGIVGSHDLVQQVREFVDQVASVAQVTALLLGESGTGKNMVARAIHGASLQAHMRFVEVNCAALPASLLEAELFGYEKGAFTDARQMKKGLVEVAEGGTLFLDEIGSMPLELQAKLLTFLESRSFRRIGSTREQQVSVRVIAATNVDLAGEVARGNFREDLYYRLNVASKVLPPLRAIKSDIPAIARHFVKRAAEYFAKPVPEIEAESLERLKRYDWPGNARELRNVIERSMIFSRDHVLRMPELTSPSSAPAAPPNSVPIPRGLTLEEVERMYIEATLADVGGSINAAAARLGVSRKVLWQRRKRHGMVA; encoded by the coding sequence ATGAACCCGACCGTCTACATCGTCGCCGACGGGGCGGACCAGGTGGCGCTGATCACGGCGCAGCTGGAGCGCAGCCGCCAGTTCGTGACCAAGGGCTTCACCGGGGCCGACCGGGCGCTGGAGGAGGTCCGCGCGGAGCCGCCCGACGCGGTGGTGGCCGACCTGGCCACGGGCGGCGCGGGCTTCACGCAGCGGCTCAGGGTGCTCAACCGCACGCTGCCGCTCATCATCGTGGCGGCGCGCGGGAGCGAGGCGGACGCGGAAGCCGCGCTGGAGGCGGGGGCGACGGACTTCGTCACCAAGCCGGTGGAGGGCAAGGCGCTGGAGACGCGCATCCGCCGGGCGCTGGAGCTGCTCCCCGCGCAGGAGCTGCTCTCGTCGGTGGCGCAGGTGCGCTTCGACCGGCACGGGATCGTGGGCTCGCACGACCTGGTGCAGCAGGTGCGCGAGTTCGTGGACCAGGTGGCGAGCGTGGCGCAGGTGACGGCGCTGCTCCTGGGCGAGAGCGGGACGGGGAAGAACATGGTGGCGCGCGCCATCCACGGGGCCAGCCTGCAGGCGCACATGCGCTTCGTGGAGGTCAACTGCGCGGCGCTGCCGGCCAGCCTCCTGGAGGCGGAGCTCTTCGGCTACGAGAAGGGCGCCTTCACCGACGCGCGGCAGATGAAGAAGGGGCTGGTGGAGGTGGCCGAGGGGGGGACGCTCTTCCTGGACGAGATCGGCTCGATGCCGCTGGAGCTGCAGGCCAAGCTCCTCACCTTCCTGGAGAGCCGCTCGTTCCGGCGCATCGGCTCCACGCGCGAGCAGCAGGTGAGCGTGCGGGTGATCGCGGCCACCAACGTGGACCTGGCGGGCGAGGTGGCGCGCGGCAACTTCCGCGAGGACCTGTACTACCGCCTGAACGTGGCCTCCAAGGTCCTGCCGCCGCTGCGGGCCATCAAGAGCGACATCCCGGCGATCGCGCGGCACTTCGTGAAGCGCGCGGCGGAGTACTTCGCGAAGCCGGTGCCGGAGATCGAGGCGGAGAGCCTGGAGCGGCTCAAGCGCTACGACTGGCCGGGCAACGCGCGCGAGCTGCGCAACGTGATCGAGCGCTCGATGATCTTCTCGCGCGACCACGTGCTGCGCATGCCGGAGCTGACCAGCCCCTCGTCGGCCCCCGCGGCGCCGCCCAACTCGGTGCCGATCCCGCGCGGGCTCACGCTGGAGGAGGTGGAGCGGATGTACATCGAAGCGACGCTGGCCGACGTGGGCGGGAGCATCAACGCGGCGGCCGCGCGGCTGGGCGTCTCACGCAAGGTGCTCTGGCAGCGGCGCAAGCGGCACGGGATGGTCGCTTAG